From a region of the Daphnia pulicaria isolate SC F1-1A chromosome 1, SC_F0-13Bv2, whole genome shotgun sequence genome:
- the LOC124320624 gene encoding ETS domain-containing protein Elk-1-like isoform X4 has product MSQSSSLNPLSSGSGAIASDSNVTLWQFLLELLLGGSQHAHLISWTGEEGEFKLLDAEAVARLWGQRKNKANMNYDKLSRALRYYYDKNIIRKVMGQKFVYRFVSYPEVMKADKLSYSSPSLANRMIMKSEKQEEEEIAAALRDSNKQHAEKVCSSNPQAIGLPGFYLNGMGMQSIARLAYASSGEVPGLVRPISTTAPLQFNNNNSVHVVNPSLPAYTLPSDYGLNLSSKIADSKSNDAKDSAKRNSEEETAARQNSANSAYPDGGQNSNERVDRDATVPLNLSADTADDKKAKRVANDAENLEMDRMKRVKSEQTEATDLSMKNTATASQGRLSSHSQEASNEFVGNRLSRPKARPKPRPLVLPDSSLSHFRGGNMPPVSSPLSSSPCSSLSPSTLNSPAPSSSPSVSSHNHATMSKPPHSPSLQTPFFSNFPAPLPSPSLFPNYPSPFIPLQTPLPHPHSHALNTAQLHFWSSLSPLAVASSPRYPINSKGSSGSVSGESGSEGPPSSAAMLSAFPSSSALPSLSPSHFTFPVPAFPFTAPLSYSNPLRSPLFTPGPHMNLSNHRKEREKVKEEPRDEMGHADNEELDEKSKSVVKREEEGDVADKSDETTSARTRSVSSSPSES; this is encoded by the exons ATGAGCCAAAGTAGTAGTTTGAACCCGCTGAGCAGTGGAAGTGGTGCAATAGCCTCAGACTCCAATGTGACATTATGGCAGTTTCTGTTGGAGTTGTTGTTGGGTGGATCACAGCATGCTCATCTCATATCATGGACGGGAGAGGAAGGCGAATTCAAACTTTTGGATGCCGAAGCCGTTGCTCGCCTCTGGGGTCAGCGCAAAAACAAAGCCAACATGAATTACGACAAATTAAGCAGAGCTCTCCGATATTACTATGACAAAAATATCATTCGGAAAGTCATGGGTCAGAAATTTGTCTACAG atTCGTGTCATATCCGGAAGTGATGAAAGCGGATAAGTTATCATATTCCTCGCCCTCGTTGGCAAATCGAATGATAATGAAATCTGAGAAgcaggaggaagaagagatcGCCGCTGCTCTTCGTGACAGCAACAAACAACATGCCGAGAAAGTGTGTTCATCCAACCCACAGGCAATCGGCCTACCGGGTTTCTATCTCAATGGAATGGGAATGCAGTCCATTGCTAGATTAG CGTACGCATCAAGCGGCGAGGTCCCCGGGTTAGTTCGGCCCATCTCCACTACAGCGCCTCTACAgttcaataacaacaacagtgTCCATGTTGTTAATCCATCGCTACCTGCCTATACACTGCCATCTGATTATGGACTCAATTTAAGCTCCAAAATCGCAGACTCCAAATCGAATGATGCAAAAGATTCGGCCAAAAGAAACAGTGAGGAAGAAACAGCGGCTCGTCAAAATAGTGCCAATTCTG CTTATCCAGATGGGGGACAGAACTCAAACGAAAGAGTCGACAGAGATGCAACCGTACCACTCAATTTAAGTGCCGACACGGCTGATGACAAGAAAGCCAAGCGTGTAGCGAACGATGCCGAAAACTTAGAAATGGATCGAATGAAACGGGTCAAAAGTGAACAGACCGAAGCCACGGATTTAAGCATGAAAAACACTGCAACTGCTTCACAGGGCCGCCTTAGCAGCCATTCg CAGGAGGCGAGCAACGAATTCGTCGGCAATCGGCTTTCTCGACCGAAAGCCAGACCCAAACCTCGGCCGTTGGTTCTTCCTGATTCATCTCTTTCCCATTTTCGGGGTGGGAATATGCCACCCGTTTCCAGTCCACTGAGCTCTTCGCCGTGTTCTTCGTTGTCGCCATCCACCTTGAATTCACCCGCCCCTTCTTCATCCCCATCAGTCTCTTCGCACAATCACGCCACGATGAGCAAACCTCCTCATTCGCCCTCGCTGCAGACACCGTTCTTCAGCAACTTTCCAGCTCCACTTCCGTCGCCTAGTCTTTTTCCAAACTACCCTTCTCCGTTTATTCCGCTGCAGACACCGCTGCCTCATCCGCACAGTCACGCCCTAAACACGGCTCAACTTCATTTTTGGAGCTCGCTCAGTCCCTTGGCGGTCGCCAGTAGCCCCCGTTATCCCATCAACAGTAAAGGTTCGTCCGGAAGCGTGAGTGGAGAGAGCGGAAGTGAAGGGCCTCCTTCTTCGGCCGCAATGCTCAGTGCCTTCCCTAGTTCGTCCGCTCTCCCGTCACTCTCGCCTTCTCATTTTACTTTTCCCGTACCAGCTTTCCCGTTTACTGCACCGCTTTCGTACTCCAATCCATTGCGGTCTCCCCTTTTCACTCCTGGGCCTCATATGAACCTCAGCAACCACCGGAAAGAGCGGGAAAAGGTCAAAGAGGAACCCAGAGACGAAATGGGCCATGCTGATAATGAGGAATTGGACGAAAAATCCAAATCTGTtgtaaaaagggaagaagaaggtgaTGTTGCAGACAAAAGTGATGAGACAACTTCCGCGCGGACACGGTCCGTTTCATCTTCCCCTTCTGAATCTTGA
- the LOC124320543 gene encoding cytosolic 10-formyltetrahydrofolate dehydrogenase-like yields MQSGKETLHVAIIGQSLFAVEVYKAVKSNGHRIVGVFTIPDQGSKEDPLATTASQDGVPVFKFKAWRQKGQIIPEVLEQYKSVGANLNVLPFCSQFIPMEVIDFPQHKSIVYHPSILPRHRGANAIAWTLIEGDAKAGLSIFWADDGLDTGPVLLQRECDVLEDDTLDSLYKRFMYPEGIKATVDAVELIAMGTAPVLVQPLEGATYDPALNKKDLQQVKFTLSGQQLHNFIRGLDSSPGAWTCVSLEEPNESTVWQEIRLYGSQLFKEASVPSGRPIYFQGNDKAGIQWDNGVLIPGQDGKWVNVQRISVEGKVMKAANYGQQADSSASAAVELTEDEKAKQEVIRQVWKSILSADVSDDTDFFGAGAGSMDVVRLVEELKDKIGVTLENEDVFMATKFSELIQCVISKLRGDGSDGSGKIEYDPVILTVNNREIRFPHQQFINGKFMDAASGKTTAIINPNDESVICHVSSGGVEDVQKAVEAARLAFEEGEWGKMNARDRGRLLFKLADLMEEHKEELATIESIDSGAVYTLALKTHVGMSIDTWRYFAGWADKIHGSTIPVNNARPNKNFTFTRREPVGVCGLVTPWNYPLMMLSWKMAACLAAGNTVVHKPAEVCPLTALKFAELAARAGIPPGVINIVTGKGSIIGQALAEHPVVRKLGFTGSTETGKIVMRACADSNLKKTSLELGGKSPFIIFSDCDIDRAVRLGMSSVFFNKGENCIAAGRLFVERSIHDEFVKRVLVEINKMSIGDPLDRGTQHGPQNHKAHLDKLVEYCDTGVKEGATLVTGGKRADRPGFFFLPTVFTDVQDHMYIAKEESFGPVMIVSPFENGDVDGVLRRANASEYGLASGVITRDLSKALYVTEKLQAGTVFVNTYNKTDVAAPFGGFKQSGFGKDLGEEALNEYLKTKCVTIEY; encoded by the exons ATGCAATCT GGGAAAGAAACCTTACACGTCGCCATCATCGGCCAGAGTCTCTTCGCCGTCGAAGTTTACAAAGCCGTCAAATCTAATGGACATCGCATTGTCGGAGTCTTTACTATTCCTGACCAAGGAAGCAAAGAGGATCCGCTTG CAACAACTGCTAGTCAAGATGGCGTGCCTGTTTTTAAGTTCAAGGCTTGGAGACAAAAAGGTCAAATCATTCCGGAGGTGCTGGAGCAATACAAATCAGTTGGGGCCAATCTCAACGTTCTTCCGTTTTGCTCACAATTCATTCCAATGGAAGTAATTGACTTTCCGCAGCATAAGAGTATTGTTTATCATCCGTCTATCCTTCCCCGTCACCGTGGCGCTAACGCAATCGCTTG GACTCTGATCGAAGGAGATGCTAAAGCTGGGTTATCTATTTTCTGGGCCGACGAT GGACTTGACACGGGACCAGTGCTGCTGCAAAGAGAATGTGATGTTCTCGAAGACGATACCCTGGATTCTTTGTATAAAAGATTCATGTATCCTGAAGGAATCAAAGCCACG GTGGATGCCGTAGAACTCATTGCCATGGGAACTGCTCCCGTCCTTGTGCAACCACTAGAAGGAGCCACTTATGATCCCGCGCTCAACAAAAAAGATCTTCAACAG GTCAAATTTACTTTAAGTGGCCAACAATTGCACAATTTTATCCGTGGCTTGGATAGTTCACCTGGCGCTTGGACTTGCGTATCATTGGAAGAGCCTAATGAATCAACCGTCTGGCAAGAAATCCGGCTTTACGGTTCCCAACTTTTTAAGGAAGCTTCCGTGCCTTCCGGACGACCGATTTATTTCCAAGGAAACGACAAAGCTGGCATACAGTGGGATAATGGAGTGCTTATTCCAGGCCAAGATGGCAAATGG GTCAATGTGCAACGCATTAGCGTCGAAGGTAAAGTTATGAAGGCGGCCAATTATGGCCAACAAGCGGACAGTTCCGCTTCGGCTGCTGTCGAACTGACGGAAGACGAAAAGGCCAAACAAGAGGTCATTCGTCAAGTGTGGAAGAGCATTTTGAGTGCTGACGTTAGCGACGACACTGATTTTTTCGGTGCCGGAGCAGGTTCGATGGATGTTGTACGACTGGTGGAAGAGCTCAAAGACAAAATTGGCGTCACCTTGGAAAATGAGGACGTATTTATGGCCACTAAATTCAGTGAGCTTATCCAGTGCGTTATCTCTAAGCTACGAGGAGACGGGTCTGATGGATCCGGAAAAATTGAATACGATCCCGTCATTTTGACAGTTAATAACAGGGAAATTCGCTTTCCTCACCAACAATTTATCAACGGAAAATTCATGGATGCCGCCAGTGGGAAAACTACGGCCATCATAAACCCAAACGACGAGTCCGTCATTTGtcat GTGTCTAGTGGCGGAGTTGAGGATGTACAGAAAGCTGTGGAAGCTGCCCGATTAGCTTTTGAGGAAGGTGAATGGGGAAAAATGAACGCCCGAGATCGCGGACGTCTTCTTTTCAA ATTGGCTGACTTAATGGAAGAACACAAAGAAGAGTTGGCCACTATCGAATCAATTGATTCGGGTGCCGTGTACACGTTAGCGCTTAAAACTCATGTCGGCATGTCTATCGATACTTGGCGCTACTTTGCAG GTTGGGCTGACAAGATTCATGGTTCCACAATCCCAGTGAACAATGCGCGACCaaacaagaatttcacctttaCCAGACGAGAACCTGTTGG tGTCTGCGGCTTAGTTACACCTTGGaa TTATCCCCTGATGATGCTTTCGTGGAAAATGGCAGCTTGCTTAGCAGCGGGAAATACAGTGGTTCATAAGCCGGCTGAAGTTTGTCCCTTAACAGCTTTGAAGTTCGCTGAATTGGCTGCTAGAGCTGGAATCCCTCCCGGTGTCATCAATATCGTCACAGGAAAAG GAAGTATTATCGGACAAGCATTGGCTGAACATCCGGTGGTAAGGAAACTGGGTTTCACTGGAAGCACAGAAACGGGCAAAATTGTCATGCGTGCCTGTGCCGATTCCAATTTGAAAAAGACTTCATTAGAACTCGGAGGTAAATCTCCGTTCATCATTTTCTCCGACTGCGACATCGATCGAGCTGTCCGCTTG GGTATGAGTAGCGTGTTTTTCAACAAGGGTGAAAATTGCATCGCTGCCGGTCGTTTGTTTGTGGAGAGAAGCATTCACGACGAATTTGTAAAACGAGTGCTGgttgaaatcaacaaaatg TCTATCGGCGATCCATTGGACCGTGGAACGCAACACGGTCCTCAGAATCACAAAGCGCATTTGGATAAGCTGGTGGAATATTGCGACACTGGTGTGAAAGAAGGAGCGACATTAGTCACTGGAGGCAAACGGGCCGACAGACCgggcttcttctttctcccgaCCGTGTTTACTGATGTGCAAGATCATATGTATATCGCCAAAGAGGAGTCATTTGGACCAGTCATGATCGTTTCTCCATTCGAAAATGG GGATGTGGATGGTGTTTTGCGTCGTGCCAACGCATCCGAATACGGTTTAGCATCCGGTGTAATCACCCGAGACCTGAGTAAAGCTCTATACGTCACGGAAAAGCTGCAGGCAGGTACCGTGTTCGTCAATACTTATAACAAAACAGACGTGGCAGCTCCATTTGGCGGTTTCAAACAATCTGGATTCGGAAAAGATTTGG GTGAAGAAGCGCTGAACGAATACCTAAAGACCAAGTGTGTGACTATTGAATATTGA
- the LOC124320624 gene encoding ETS domain-containing protein Elk-3-like isoform X2: MRVEEAEDEDVAAGEALLGFPGASNAMSQSSSLNPLSSGSGAIASDSNVTLWQFLLELLLGGSQHAHLISWTGEEGEFKLLDAEAVARLWGQRKNKANMNYDKLSRALRYYYDKNIIRKVMGQKFVYRFVSYPEVMKADKLSYSSPSLANRMIMKSEKQEEEEIAAALRDSNKQHAEKVCSSNPQAIGLPGFYLNGMGMQSIARLAYASSGEVPGLVRPISTTAPLQFNNNNSVHVVNPSLPAYTLPSDYGLNLSSKIADSKSNDAKDSAKRNSEEETAARQNSANSAYPDGGQNSNERVDRDATVPLNLSADTADDKKAKRVANDAENLEMDRMKRVKSEQTEATDLSMKNTATASQGRLSSHSEASNEFVGNRLSRPKARPKPRPLVLPDSSLSHFRGGNMPPVSSPLSSSPCSSLSPSTLNSPAPSSSPSVSSHNHATMSKPPHSPSLQTPFFSNFPAPLPSPSLFPNYPSPFIPLQTPLPHPHSHALNTAQLHFWSSLSPLAVASSPRYPINSKGSSGSVSGESGSEGPPSSAAMLSAFPSSSALPSLSPSHFTFPVPAFPFTAPLSYSNPLRSPLFTPGPHMNLSNHRKEREKVKEEPRDEMGHADNEELDEKSKSVVKREEEGDVADKSDETTSARTRSVSSSPSES, translated from the exons ATGAGAGTTGAAGAAGCTGAAGATGAAGATGTTGCAGCTGGTGAGGCCTTATTAG gTTTTCCAGGTGCTTCAAATGCAATGAGCCAAAGTAGTAGTTTGAACCCGCTGAGCAGTGGAAGTGGTGCAATAGCCTCAGACTCCAATGTGACATTATGGCAGTTTCTGTTGGAGTTGTTGTTGGGTGGATCACAGCATGCTCATCTCATATCATGGACGGGAGAGGAAGGCGAATTCAAACTTTTGGATGCCGAAGCCGTTGCTCGCCTCTGGGGTCAGCGCAAAAACAAAGCCAACATGAATTACGACAAATTAAGCAGAGCTCTCCGATATTACTATGACAAAAATATCATTCGGAAAGTCATGGGTCAGAAATTTGTCTACAG atTCGTGTCATATCCGGAAGTGATGAAAGCGGATAAGTTATCATATTCCTCGCCCTCGTTGGCAAATCGAATGATAATGAAATCTGAGAAgcaggaggaagaagagatcGCCGCTGCTCTTCGTGACAGCAACAAACAACATGCCGAGAAAGTGTGTTCATCCAACCCACAGGCAATCGGCCTACCGGGTTTCTATCTCAATGGAATGGGAATGCAGTCCATTGCTAGATTAG CGTACGCATCAAGCGGCGAGGTCCCCGGGTTAGTTCGGCCCATCTCCACTACAGCGCCTCTACAgttcaataacaacaacagtgTCCATGTTGTTAATCCATCGCTACCTGCCTATACACTGCCATCTGATTATGGACTCAATTTAAGCTCCAAAATCGCAGACTCCAAATCGAATGATGCAAAAGATTCGGCCAAAAGAAACAGTGAGGAAGAAACAGCGGCTCGTCAAAATAGTGCCAATTCTG CTTATCCAGATGGGGGACAGAACTCAAACGAAAGAGTCGACAGAGATGCAACCGTACCACTCAATTTAAGTGCCGACACGGCTGATGACAAGAAAGCCAAGCGTGTAGCGAACGATGCCGAAAACTTAGAAATGGATCGAATGAAACGGGTCAAAAGTGAACAGACCGAAGCCACGGATTTAAGCATGAAAAACACTGCAACTGCTTCACAGGGCCGCCTTAGCAGCCATTCg GAGGCGAGCAACGAATTCGTCGGCAATCGGCTTTCTCGACCGAAAGCCAGACCCAAACCTCGGCCGTTGGTTCTTCCTGATTCATCTCTTTCCCATTTTCGGGGTGGGAATATGCCACCCGTTTCCAGTCCACTGAGCTCTTCGCCGTGTTCTTCGTTGTCGCCATCCACCTTGAATTCACCCGCCCCTTCTTCATCCCCATCAGTCTCTTCGCACAATCACGCCACGATGAGCAAACCTCCTCATTCGCCCTCGCTGCAGACACCGTTCTTCAGCAACTTTCCAGCTCCACTTCCGTCGCCTAGTCTTTTTCCAAACTACCCTTCTCCGTTTATTCCGCTGCAGACACCGCTGCCTCATCCGCACAGTCACGCCCTAAACACGGCTCAACTTCATTTTTGGAGCTCGCTCAGTCCCTTGGCGGTCGCCAGTAGCCCCCGTTATCCCATCAACAGTAAAGGTTCGTCCGGAAGCGTGAGTGGAGAGAGCGGAAGTGAAGGGCCTCCTTCTTCGGCCGCAATGCTCAGTGCCTTCCCTAGTTCGTCCGCTCTCCCGTCACTCTCGCCTTCTCATTTTACTTTTCCCGTACCAGCTTTCCCGTTTACTGCACCGCTTTCGTACTCCAATCCATTGCGGTCTCCCCTTTTCACTCCTGGGCCTCATATGAACCTCAGCAACCACCGGAAAGAGCGGGAAAAGGTCAAAGAGGAACCCAGAGACGAAATGGGCCATGCTGATAATGAGGAATTGGACGAAAAATCCAAATCTGTtgtaaaaagggaagaagaaggtgaTGTTGCAGACAAAAGTGATGAGACAACTTCCGCGCGGACACGGTCCGTTTCATCTTCCCCTTCTGAATCTTGA
- the LOC124320624 gene encoding ETS domain-containing protein Elk-1-like isoform X1 gives MRVEEAEDEDVAAGEALLGFPGASNAMSQSSSLNPLSSGSGAIASDSNVTLWQFLLELLLGGSQHAHLISWTGEEGEFKLLDAEAVARLWGQRKNKANMNYDKLSRALRYYYDKNIIRKVMGQKFVYRFVSYPEVMKADKLSYSSPSLANRMIMKSEKQEEEEIAAALRDSNKQHAEKVCSSNPQAIGLPGFYLNGMGMQSIARLAYASSGEVPGLVRPISTTAPLQFNNNNSVHVVNPSLPAYTLPSDYGLNLSSKIADSKSNDAKDSAKRNSEEETAARQNSANSAYPDGGQNSNERVDRDATVPLNLSADTADDKKAKRVANDAENLEMDRMKRVKSEQTEATDLSMKNTATASQGRLSSHSQEASNEFVGNRLSRPKARPKPRPLVLPDSSLSHFRGGNMPPVSSPLSSSPCSSLSPSTLNSPAPSSSPSVSSHNHATMSKPPHSPSLQTPFFSNFPAPLPSPSLFPNYPSPFIPLQTPLPHPHSHALNTAQLHFWSSLSPLAVASSPRYPINSKGSSGSVSGESGSEGPPSSAAMLSAFPSSSALPSLSPSHFTFPVPAFPFTAPLSYSNPLRSPLFTPGPHMNLSNHRKEREKVKEEPRDEMGHADNEELDEKSKSVVKREEEGDVADKSDETTSARTRSVSSSPSES, from the exons ATGAGAGTTGAAGAAGCTGAAGATGAAGATGTTGCAGCTGGTGAGGCCTTATTAG gTTTTCCAGGTGCTTCAAATGCAATGAGCCAAAGTAGTAGTTTGAACCCGCTGAGCAGTGGAAGTGGTGCAATAGCCTCAGACTCCAATGTGACATTATGGCAGTTTCTGTTGGAGTTGTTGTTGGGTGGATCACAGCATGCTCATCTCATATCATGGACGGGAGAGGAAGGCGAATTCAAACTTTTGGATGCCGAAGCCGTTGCTCGCCTCTGGGGTCAGCGCAAAAACAAAGCCAACATGAATTACGACAAATTAAGCAGAGCTCTCCGATATTACTATGACAAAAATATCATTCGGAAAGTCATGGGTCAGAAATTTGTCTACAG atTCGTGTCATATCCGGAAGTGATGAAAGCGGATAAGTTATCATATTCCTCGCCCTCGTTGGCAAATCGAATGATAATGAAATCTGAGAAgcaggaggaagaagagatcGCCGCTGCTCTTCGTGACAGCAACAAACAACATGCCGAGAAAGTGTGTTCATCCAACCCACAGGCAATCGGCCTACCGGGTTTCTATCTCAATGGAATGGGAATGCAGTCCATTGCTAGATTAG CGTACGCATCAAGCGGCGAGGTCCCCGGGTTAGTTCGGCCCATCTCCACTACAGCGCCTCTACAgttcaataacaacaacagtgTCCATGTTGTTAATCCATCGCTACCTGCCTATACACTGCCATCTGATTATGGACTCAATTTAAGCTCCAAAATCGCAGACTCCAAATCGAATGATGCAAAAGATTCGGCCAAAAGAAACAGTGAGGAAGAAACAGCGGCTCGTCAAAATAGTGCCAATTCTG CTTATCCAGATGGGGGACAGAACTCAAACGAAAGAGTCGACAGAGATGCAACCGTACCACTCAATTTAAGTGCCGACACGGCTGATGACAAGAAAGCCAAGCGTGTAGCGAACGATGCCGAAAACTTAGAAATGGATCGAATGAAACGGGTCAAAAGTGAACAGACCGAAGCCACGGATTTAAGCATGAAAAACACTGCAACTGCTTCACAGGGCCGCCTTAGCAGCCATTCg CAGGAGGCGAGCAACGAATTCGTCGGCAATCGGCTTTCTCGACCGAAAGCCAGACCCAAACCTCGGCCGTTGGTTCTTCCTGATTCATCTCTTTCCCATTTTCGGGGTGGGAATATGCCACCCGTTTCCAGTCCACTGAGCTCTTCGCCGTGTTCTTCGTTGTCGCCATCCACCTTGAATTCACCCGCCCCTTCTTCATCCCCATCAGTCTCTTCGCACAATCACGCCACGATGAGCAAACCTCCTCATTCGCCCTCGCTGCAGACACCGTTCTTCAGCAACTTTCCAGCTCCACTTCCGTCGCCTAGTCTTTTTCCAAACTACCCTTCTCCGTTTATTCCGCTGCAGACACCGCTGCCTCATCCGCACAGTCACGCCCTAAACACGGCTCAACTTCATTTTTGGAGCTCGCTCAGTCCCTTGGCGGTCGCCAGTAGCCCCCGTTATCCCATCAACAGTAAAGGTTCGTCCGGAAGCGTGAGTGGAGAGAGCGGAAGTGAAGGGCCTCCTTCTTCGGCCGCAATGCTCAGTGCCTTCCCTAGTTCGTCCGCTCTCCCGTCACTCTCGCCTTCTCATTTTACTTTTCCCGTACCAGCTTTCCCGTTTACTGCACCGCTTTCGTACTCCAATCCATTGCGGTCTCCCCTTTTCACTCCTGGGCCTCATATGAACCTCAGCAACCACCGGAAAGAGCGGGAAAAGGTCAAAGAGGAACCCAGAGACGAAATGGGCCATGCTGATAATGAGGAATTGGACGAAAAATCCAAATCTGTtgtaaaaagggaagaagaaggtgaTGTTGCAGACAAAAGTGATGAGACAACTTCCGCGCGGACACGGTCCGTTTCATCTTCCCCTTCTGAATCTTGA
- the LOC124320624 gene encoding ETS domain-containing protein Elk-1-like isoform X3, with product MCVCCLQCCINTSNQASGFPGASNAMSQSSSLNPLSSGSGAIASDSNVTLWQFLLELLLGGSQHAHLISWTGEEGEFKLLDAEAVARLWGQRKNKANMNYDKLSRALRYYYDKNIIRKVMGQKFVYRFVSYPEVMKADKLSYSSPSLANRMIMKSEKQEEEEIAAALRDSNKQHAEKVCSSNPQAIGLPGFYLNGMGMQSIARLAYASSGEVPGLVRPISTTAPLQFNNNNSVHVVNPSLPAYTLPSDYGLNLSSKIADSKSNDAKDSAKRNSEEETAARQNSANSAYPDGGQNSNERVDRDATVPLNLSADTADDKKAKRVANDAENLEMDRMKRVKSEQTEATDLSMKNTATASQGRLSSHSQEASNEFVGNRLSRPKARPKPRPLVLPDSSLSHFRGGNMPPVSSPLSSSPCSSLSPSTLNSPAPSSSPSVSSHNHATMSKPPHSPSLQTPFFSNFPAPLPSPSLFPNYPSPFIPLQTPLPHPHSHALNTAQLHFWSSLSPLAVASSPRYPINSKGSSGSVSGESGSEGPPSSAAMLSAFPSSSALPSLSPSHFTFPVPAFPFTAPLSYSNPLRSPLFTPGPHMNLSNHRKEREKVKEEPRDEMGHADNEELDEKSKSVVKREEEGDVADKSDETTSARTRSVSSSPSES from the exons atgtgtgtgtgttgtctgcAATGTTGTATCAATACTTCCAATCAGGCATCAG gTTTTCCAGGTGCTTCAAATGCAATGAGCCAAAGTAGTAGTTTGAACCCGCTGAGCAGTGGAAGTGGTGCAATAGCCTCAGACTCCAATGTGACATTATGGCAGTTTCTGTTGGAGTTGTTGTTGGGTGGATCACAGCATGCTCATCTCATATCATGGACGGGAGAGGAAGGCGAATTCAAACTTTTGGATGCCGAAGCCGTTGCTCGCCTCTGGGGTCAGCGCAAAAACAAAGCCAACATGAATTACGACAAATTAAGCAGAGCTCTCCGATATTACTATGACAAAAATATCATTCGGAAAGTCATGGGTCAGAAATTTGTCTACAG atTCGTGTCATATCCGGAAGTGATGAAAGCGGATAAGTTATCATATTCCTCGCCCTCGTTGGCAAATCGAATGATAATGAAATCTGAGAAgcaggaggaagaagagatcGCCGCTGCTCTTCGTGACAGCAACAAACAACATGCCGAGAAAGTGTGTTCATCCAACCCACAGGCAATCGGCCTACCGGGTTTCTATCTCAATGGAATGGGAATGCAGTCCATTGCTAGATTAG CGTACGCATCAAGCGGCGAGGTCCCCGGGTTAGTTCGGCCCATCTCCACTACAGCGCCTCTACAgttcaataacaacaacagtgTCCATGTTGTTAATCCATCGCTACCTGCCTATACACTGCCATCTGATTATGGACTCAATTTAAGCTCCAAAATCGCAGACTCCAAATCGAATGATGCAAAAGATTCGGCCAAAAGAAACAGTGAGGAAGAAACAGCGGCTCGTCAAAATAGTGCCAATTCTG CTTATCCAGATGGGGGACAGAACTCAAACGAAAGAGTCGACAGAGATGCAACCGTACCACTCAATTTAAGTGCCGACACGGCTGATGACAAGAAAGCCAAGCGTGTAGCGAACGATGCCGAAAACTTAGAAATGGATCGAATGAAACGGGTCAAAAGTGAACAGACCGAAGCCACGGATTTAAGCATGAAAAACACTGCAACTGCTTCACAGGGCCGCCTTAGCAGCCATTCg CAGGAGGCGAGCAACGAATTCGTCGGCAATCGGCTTTCTCGACCGAAAGCCAGACCCAAACCTCGGCCGTTGGTTCTTCCTGATTCATCTCTTTCCCATTTTCGGGGTGGGAATATGCCACCCGTTTCCAGTCCACTGAGCTCTTCGCCGTGTTCTTCGTTGTCGCCATCCACCTTGAATTCACCCGCCCCTTCTTCATCCCCATCAGTCTCTTCGCACAATCACGCCACGATGAGCAAACCTCCTCATTCGCCCTCGCTGCAGACACCGTTCTTCAGCAACTTTCCAGCTCCACTTCCGTCGCCTAGTCTTTTTCCAAACTACCCTTCTCCGTTTATTCCGCTGCAGACACCGCTGCCTCATCCGCACAGTCACGCCCTAAACACGGCTCAACTTCATTTTTGGAGCTCGCTCAGTCCCTTGGCGGTCGCCAGTAGCCCCCGTTATCCCATCAACAGTAAAGGTTCGTCCGGAAGCGTGAGTGGAGAGAGCGGAAGTGAAGGGCCTCCTTCTTCGGCCGCAATGCTCAGTGCCTTCCCTAGTTCGTCCGCTCTCCCGTCACTCTCGCCTTCTCATTTTACTTTTCCCGTACCAGCTTTCCCGTTTACTGCACCGCTTTCGTACTCCAATCCATTGCGGTCTCCCCTTTTCACTCCTGGGCCTCATATGAACCTCAGCAACCACCGGAAAGAGCGGGAAAAGGTCAAAGAGGAACCCAGAGACGAAATGGGCCATGCTGATAATGAGGAATTGGACGAAAAATCCAAATCTGTtgtaaaaagggaagaagaaggtgaTGTTGCAGACAAAAGTGATGAGACAACTTCCGCGCGGACACGGTCCGTTTCATCTTCCCCTTCTGAATCTTGA